From a single Phaenicophaeus curvirostris isolate KB17595 chromosome 23, BPBGC_Pcur_1.0, whole genome shotgun sequence genomic region:
- the SYTL1 gene encoding synaptotagmin-like protein 1 isoform X1, whose amino-acid sequence MLASLVHARHAEHPRLRLPAPQHPPRRAPWGVSPMSPHPAMELELGSEALLDLSFLTEDERRAINEVLRRDWQLRRREEGRISKLRKSVSDPVRLKTLTGDWFCDARAQRHRHHLGSDLVRASIRRRRRPRGAGDTERGPSRGELEAIGEPLGEEKEDEDGLTEPEESSPAEDAQVTTEPQPSPVTPTVEGTPVSQPLRQGHSPVRNPDIPAQPGGNPFLTSSAEEDEEEPKSIRSGPEAGQGPEVDQGSPDPVSPQNGHTPPSSLLTTSSSVSSLSSSTLSGSLMSLYSEGELGSVPVRGCVQFSLRYDPAKKELQVHVLRCRELAEAKKQRSDPYIKTYLLPDKSNRSKRKTTVRKRSLDPIFNETLKYKLEKRDLQGRTLNLSVWHHDSLGRNLFLGEVEIALGSWDWANTGPEWFSLQPRMPISSDGLASRGNLNLALKFIPAGSEGGGLPPTGELHIWVKDAQSLIPLQSGTVDAFVQCYVLPDDSKTSRQKTRVVKRSLNPLFNHTMVYDGFQAKDLAEACAEFTLWHHEAFSKRQLGGIRLSLGTGSSYGLPVGWMDSTAEERGVWGRLLQQPGQWVEALLPLRTNLVPRG is encoded by the exons ATGCTGGCATCCCTGGTACATGCCCGGCACGCTGAGCACCCCCGGTTGAGGCTCCCCGCTCCTCAGCACCCACCGAGACGAGCGCCCTGGGGTgtctcccccatgtccccccaccccgccatggagctggagctggggtcCGAGGCGCTGTTGGACCTGAGCTTCCTGACAGAGGACGAGCGACGCGCCATCAACGAGGTGCTGCGCCGTGACTGGCAGCTCCGCCGGCGCGAGGAGGGGCGCATCAG cAAGCTCCGCAAGTCGGTGTCGGACCCGGTGCGGCTGAAGACCCTCACCGGGGACTGGTTCTGTGACGCCCGCGCCCAGCGCCACCGGCACCACCTGGGCTCCGACCTCGTCCGTGCGTCCATCCGACGCAGGAGGCGGCCACGCG GAGCAGGGGACACGGAGCGTGGCCCCAGCCGGGGCGAGCTGGAGGCCATCGGCGAGccgctgggggaggagaaggaggatgaggatggtttGACGGAGCCGGAGGAGAG CTCCCCCGCAGAGGACGCGCAGGTGACCACAGAGCCCCAG CCCAGCCCCGTGACCCCAACTGTGGAGGGGACCCCGGTGTCACAGCCCCTGCGACAAGGTCACAGCCCCGTAAGGAACCCAGACATCCCAGCCCAGCCAG GTGGGAACCCCTTTCTCACGTCCAGCgcagaggaagatgaggaggagccCAAGTCCATCCGCAGTGGCCCTGAGGCTGGGCAG GGCCCAGAGGTGGATCAAGGATCCCCAGACCCGGTGTCCCCCCAGAACGGCCACACGCCCCCGAGCAGCCTGCTGACCACCAGCTCCTCCGTGTCCAGCCTCAGCTCCTCCACG CTGAGCGGCAGCTTGATGAGCCTGTACAGCGAGGGGGAGCTGGGCAGCGTGCCCGTGCGAGGCTGCGTCCAGTTCTCCCTCCGCTACGACCCGGCCAAGAAGGAGCTGCAGGTCCACGTGCTGCGGTGCCGCGAGCTGGCAGAGGCCAAGAAGCAGCGATCGGACCC GTACATCAAGACATACCTGCTCCCAGATAAGTCCAACCGCAGCAAGCGCAAGACCACGGTGCGGAAAAGGAGCTTGGATCCCATCTTCAACGAGACCCTCAAG tacaagctggagaagagggaccTGCAGGGCCGGACCCTGAATCTCTCCGTGTGGCACCACGACAGTCTGGGCAGGAACCTCTTCCTGGGGGAGGTGGAGATCGCGCTGGGCTCCTGGGACTGGGCCAACACAGGCCCTGAGTGGTTCAGCCTCCAGCCCCGG atGCCCATCTCCTCGGATGGCCTCGCCAGCCGGGGCAACCTCAATTTGGCATTGAAGTTCATTCCTGCTGGCTCAGAAGGTG GGGGGCTGCCACCCACGGGCGAGCTGCACATCTGGGTGAAGgatgctcagagcctcatccccTTGCAGAGCGGCACCGTGGACGCCTTTGTGCAGTG CTACGTGCTGCCGGACGACAGCAAGACGAGCCGGCAGAAGACGCGGGTGGTGAAGCGGAGCCTCAACCCTCTCTTTAACCACACCATGGTCTACGACGGCTTCCAAGCCAAGGACCTGGCCGAGGCGTGCGCCGAGTTCACCCTCTGGCACCACGAAGCCTTTTCCAAGCGCCAGCTGGGGGGCATCCGGCTCAGCCTGGGCACGG GGAGCAGCTACGGGCTGCCCGTGGGCTGGATGGACTCGACAGCCGAGGAGCGAGGGGTGTGGGGACGCCTGCTCCAGCAGCCGGGGCAGTGGGTGGAAGCTCTGCTGCCCCTGCGGACAAACCTCGTGCCCCGCGGGTAG
- the TMEM222 gene encoding transmembrane protein 222 → MAEAEAKMKQFGGSGGGAGLDAERGRFPYCVVWTPIPVLTWLFPIIGHMGICTSTGVIRDFAGPYFVSEDNMAFGKPVKYWKLDPNKVYSSGPNAWDTAVHDASEEYKHRMHNLCCDNCHSHVALALNLMRYDNSTSWNMVKLCFFSLLYGKYVSIGGFMKTWLPFVLFLGVIVTVVLTLHLR, encoded by the exons ATGGCGGAAGCGGAGGCGAAGATGAAGCAGTTCgggggcagcggcggcggcgccgggctGGACGCGGAGCGCGGCCGCTTCCCGTACTGCGTGGTGTGGACCCCGATCCCCGTCCTGAC ATGGCTCTTCCCAATCATCGGCCACATGGGTATCTGCACGTCGACTGGAGTCATCCGGGACTTTGCGGGGCCGTATTTTGTCTCA GAGGACAACATGGCATTTGGGAAGCCAGTGAA GTACTGGAAGCTGGATCCCAACAAAGTCTACTCCAGTGGTCCCAATGCTTGGGACACGGCCGTACACGATGCCTCGGAGGAGTACAAGCACCGAATG CACAACCTCTGCTGTGATAACTGCCATTCGCACGTGGCTCTGGCCTTAAACTTGATGAGATATGACAACAGCACCTCCTGGAACATGGTGAAACTCTGCTTCTTCTCACTCCTGTATGGGAAATACGTAAG CATAGGGGGATTCATGAAGACCTGGCTTCCCTTTGTCCTCTTCTTGGGGGTGATCGTGACCGTTGTTCTGACGCTTCATCTACGGTGA
- the SYTL1 gene encoding synaptotagmin-like protein 1 isoform X2: MLASLVHARHAEHPRLRLPAPQHPPRRAPWGVSPMSPHPAMELELGSEALLDLSFLTEDERRAINEVLRRDWQLRRREEGRISKLRKSVSDPVRLKTLTGDWFCDARAQRHRHHLGSDLVRASIRRRRRPRGDTERGPSRGELEAIGEPLGEEKEDEDGLTEPEESSPAEDAQVTTEPQPSPVTPTVEGTPVSQPLRQGHSPVRNPDIPAQPGGNPFLTSSAEEDEEEPKSIRSGPEAGQGPEVDQGSPDPVSPQNGHTPPSSLLTTSSSVSSLSSSTLSGSLMSLYSEGELGSVPVRGCVQFSLRYDPAKKELQVHVLRCRELAEAKKQRSDPYIKTYLLPDKSNRSKRKTTVRKRSLDPIFNETLKYKLEKRDLQGRTLNLSVWHHDSLGRNLFLGEVEIALGSWDWANTGPEWFSLQPRMPISSDGLASRGNLNLALKFIPAGSEGGGLPPTGELHIWVKDAQSLIPLQSGTVDAFVQCYVLPDDSKTSRQKTRVVKRSLNPLFNHTMVYDGFQAKDLAEACAEFTLWHHEAFSKRQLGGIRLSLGTGSSYGLPVGWMDSTAEERGVWGRLLQQPGQWVEALLPLRTNLVPRG, from the exons ATGCTGGCATCCCTGGTACATGCCCGGCACGCTGAGCACCCCCGGTTGAGGCTCCCCGCTCCTCAGCACCCACCGAGACGAGCGCCCTGGGGTgtctcccccatgtccccccaccccgccatggagctggagctggggtcCGAGGCGCTGTTGGACCTGAGCTTCCTGACAGAGGACGAGCGACGCGCCATCAACGAGGTGCTGCGCCGTGACTGGCAGCTCCGCCGGCGCGAGGAGGGGCGCATCAG cAAGCTCCGCAAGTCGGTGTCGGACCCGGTGCGGCTGAAGACCCTCACCGGGGACTGGTTCTGTGACGCCCGCGCCCAGCGCCACCGGCACCACCTGGGCTCCGACCTCGTCCGTGCGTCCATCCGACGCAGGAGGCGGCCACGCG GGGACACGGAGCGTGGCCCCAGCCGGGGCGAGCTGGAGGCCATCGGCGAGccgctgggggaggagaaggaggatgaggatggtttGACGGAGCCGGAGGAGAG CTCCCCCGCAGAGGACGCGCAGGTGACCACAGAGCCCCAG CCCAGCCCCGTGACCCCAACTGTGGAGGGGACCCCGGTGTCACAGCCCCTGCGACAAGGTCACAGCCCCGTAAGGAACCCAGACATCCCAGCCCAGCCAG GTGGGAACCCCTTTCTCACGTCCAGCgcagaggaagatgaggaggagccCAAGTCCATCCGCAGTGGCCCTGAGGCTGGGCAG GGCCCAGAGGTGGATCAAGGATCCCCAGACCCGGTGTCCCCCCAGAACGGCCACACGCCCCCGAGCAGCCTGCTGACCACCAGCTCCTCCGTGTCCAGCCTCAGCTCCTCCACG CTGAGCGGCAGCTTGATGAGCCTGTACAGCGAGGGGGAGCTGGGCAGCGTGCCCGTGCGAGGCTGCGTCCAGTTCTCCCTCCGCTACGACCCGGCCAAGAAGGAGCTGCAGGTCCACGTGCTGCGGTGCCGCGAGCTGGCAGAGGCCAAGAAGCAGCGATCGGACCC GTACATCAAGACATACCTGCTCCCAGATAAGTCCAACCGCAGCAAGCGCAAGACCACGGTGCGGAAAAGGAGCTTGGATCCCATCTTCAACGAGACCCTCAAG tacaagctggagaagagggaccTGCAGGGCCGGACCCTGAATCTCTCCGTGTGGCACCACGACAGTCTGGGCAGGAACCTCTTCCTGGGGGAGGTGGAGATCGCGCTGGGCTCCTGGGACTGGGCCAACACAGGCCCTGAGTGGTTCAGCCTCCAGCCCCGG atGCCCATCTCCTCGGATGGCCTCGCCAGCCGGGGCAACCTCAATTTGGCATTGAAGTTCATTCCTGCTGGCTCAGAAGGTG GGGGGCTGCCACCCACGGGCGAGCTGCACATCTGGGTGAAGgatgctcagagcctcatccccTTGCAGAGCGGCACCGTGGACGCCTTTGTGCAGTG CTACGTGCTGCCGGACGACAGCAAGACGAGCCGGCAGAAGACGCGGGTGGTGAAGCGGAGCCTCAACCCTCTCTTTAACCACACCATGGTCTACGACGGCTTCCAAGCCAAGGACCTGGCCGAGGCGTGCGCCGAGTTCACCCTCTGGCACCACGAAGCCTTTTCCAAGCGCCAGCTGGGGGGCATCCGGCTCAGCCTGGGCACGG GGAGCAGCTACGGGCTGCCCGTGGGCTGGATGGACTCGACAGCCGAGGAGCGAGGGGTGTGGGGACGCCTGCTCCAGCAGCCGGGGCAGTGGGTGGAAGCTCTGCTGCCCCTGCGGACAAACCTCGTGCCCCGCGGGTAG